The Anolis carolinensis isolate JA03-04 chromosome 2, rAnoCar3.1.pri, whole genome shotgun sequence genome contains the following window.
tttcacagtacacaaacaaccaaatgcatactaaacataaagaaaaccatacaacagacattcaataccaccactacctcaacaatttctcatcaacaccaccagacaacgccacagcaacatatggccgggcacagctagtattatatactgGGACTTGGGCATTCACAGATTTTGCTGTCGCTGggtggggtcctggaaccaaagcccAATAGATACCAAGTGTTCATTGTATATTTTTAACTTGGAGGATATCAGAACTGTATGCCATGTGGCCCATGCTATTTGAATGGCCAATTGTGATAGCAGCATATTGGATCATTCATCATCTTTAGGACTGTGGTGATGCTTAAAGGTTGAGCAAATCTGAGTGACTTAGCATCCCCACcatgtaagaaaaaaaataattgtgGTGGCCAAAATACTGCCTAGAAAGGTAAGTCCACCATGACATATTTTCCCCTAGagtaatggttcccaacctttgatcctccaggtgttttgtacttcggCTCCCGTAATTCCTGGCAGTTGACCAAGAtgcctggggcttctgggagttgaagtcccaaacacctggatgaCCAAAGGCTGTGAAACACTGCCCTAGAGGAGCTGTTCCCAAACTTGCAGGGTTCACTTGTACATGCATTGTGATCATACTGCTTACTATGGTGGCTCACGACTTCTCTTTCACTGAcacagcaaaagaaaagaaacaaattacCTCCTCCCTCTTTAAGTTAGTAAACAAACCTTAAGAGGGGAAATGGTGATCTGCAGAAGGATACAAGTTGCATCATCAAAATCCTATGcagatgtatttgttttttttaaatttacaaaATAACCCTAAATCCATGACATTTTGTATATATTAATGTGTAGTCCAAAATCTATTCTTCCAACTGCAAAacgatatatataaaaaaggaatcaTACGTGGAGAAGTACAAAAAGGTTGCAGAAAAACAAAAACTGATAATTTTCTATGCATTAATTTTCTCCAAAGATGTCAATGCGGAGTGGTCggaagaaggagactccagggcCCCGAGAGGAGCTCAGGACACGGGGTCGAGCTTCTCCAGGTGGTGTCAGTACCTCTAGCAGCGATGGCAAAGCTGAGAAATCCCGACAAACTACAAAGGTATTTTACTTGTTCACCAATATTCTTTCACCTCCAGAGGCAGTAAGGAAATGGAGTTATAATATGTAAGTGTGCGTGCCTTGAAGTCTCTAgttgacttatggaaaccccattaattttatagggttttcttagccaagTAATATTCAAAAatcattttgccagttccttcctctgaaacagagtCTGTAGCACCTGCCATTCGTTGAAAtctttcatccaagtactaaccagggttaaCCTTGCTTAGCATCGAAGATCAGATGACATCTTACACTTTTATGGTATTTAGGAAAGATTTGTAATATAAGAGGTGGGGACAGTTTTAGCAATTTTAGCTATTTCCAACCTTCAGGAGGTGGCACTATCACCATCATCCAGAACTTCAAATGATATTCTGTGAACTagaaatttcttctttttttttgcggggggaggggggggagttgATTTCCCTCTGTTCCAAGGTGGTAGAGAAGATTGCTAAAAGGGTAAATAATGCATCTTGAAGCAATTATCTTGGCTaaaattttgattttgttttctcaACCAGAAATTTTTAAGCAATGAACTGTACTGATCTAAGAGGAGTTAGTGCCCAGTACAGGTTTTCTTAAAAGGATTTCAAATATTTAGAAGTAATACTAAAAATTTGACTAAAAACACTCAAAATCgttcagatatttttttaaactcacattcaattatatatttttgcagctgtttttttaatgctgtttctCCTTACCTGCTCTTGTTTCTTCATCACTTGGATGTTGCCTTCAATTCAGAAATCATAGGGAGTGGGGAAGCATCATTTTATATTTTAGCCAGTCATATTTTTCTACTTGATGACATTACAGGGGCCAAGTGAGGGCAgttaaaattaataaatgaaGATTGGAACAGAATTCCAAAAGTCCTTGATAAACTAGAAAATTGTGCTTAAATTGCTACTGTGTTTCTGTGTATGCCACACATCAAATAGGATGAGGGCTGCTTGGCTCAGCAGTACTCCATGTGAAAAGGACCTTGGGATTTTTGTTGAtcataagttgaacatgagccaatggTGATATtgcagcaaagaaggcaaatGCTGTCTTCCTTTGCCTTTATTTATAGAACCATAGTTTCTAAGTCAAGGGAAGTAATGTGTAggtatgtgtttgtgtgaatgTGCTTTCAAGTGGCTTGTCAACGTacagcaacctcatgaattttacagggttttcttagccaattaggtggttttgccagttccttcctctgaaatatatctatcagcacctgatatttgttaGACATCTCTCATCCAAGTGCTATTTAGACCTAACCCTGTTGAGCTTCCATGATgaaatgggatctggtgtcttcagGATATTTAAGCCAGCAAATAATAGTCCCACtataggttgttgtgcattttctgggctatatggccatgttccagaagcattctctcctgacgtttcacccacatctatggcaggcatcctcagaggttgtgaggtcccaCTATATTCTGCACTGGTCAGCCTCATCTGGAGTAAAATGTTCATATCTGGGTGCCTCAATTGACGAAGGATGCAGACAAGTTTGAGCAAATTCAGAAAAAGGGTAGCTAGAATGATAAAagaggtatggagaacaaaatatatgaggaaaggttgaaggagcCTTTCAGCTTGCTGGAGAGAAGACAGGTAATATGATTGCACTCTGTCAAAATCCCAAGGGCTGTCCCAGAGAGGGCAGGCTAGGCCTATTCTCCGCTGTCCCAGAGGGTAGGACCAGGTCTAACGTTTTGAAGTTACATGACAGTATATTTCAGTTTgatattagaaggaacttcttgactgtgagagcagttcagcaatTGCTCAGAAAAGTGGTAGACTCTCCTACCTGAATGTCTTCAAAGATAGGCTGGACAGCTCTCTCCTGTGGATGCTTTGATTGAAGACCTTGCATTGAGCAGGGGATAGGACTTGATTGCTCATGAGGctgcttccagctctatgattctttcCCAAGCTTTGACTATCTTCCATTTCGCTTAATAAGAGTATGATGGAAACCAGATTAGACAGGACTCTGATCACCTACTTCCTTTTGACATCGGTCTTCCTTTCTGTGTCTTGTAGAAAGGTCGTGTGGAGGAGTCAATGGCCCCTAAAGGAAGCAAACAAAGCCGACCAGAAGAAATTTCTGAGAGTGAAGGAGAGGACACAAATGCCCCAAAGAAAACTAAAACAGAGGTGGGTTTTTCCTGTCCGTGCTCCTTCTTCCTCAGATCTGTCCAGATTTGTCCCCCCTCCTCTGCCCATCATGCTCCCCTTGACATTTTCACTGTCTTTTCTATTCTCATCTAGCATGATGCTCAGTTGTGCTCCCAAGATATGCTGTGATCATGGCTTCACCTGGGGACCCTGTTAGATCAGAATGGCCATTGAGGGTTCTCCTACAGGGAAAATGGCCTTCTGGCCCCTGGCAATCCTAAAGCTGTTTTTCATCATAGTTCCAGAGCATTCCTCAAAGGGGGGATTGTTCCTATGTTGCTGAAAGGCTGTCTACTGATTATTTCTTCCAAACAGGAGCTGCCGAGACCTCAATCTCCCTCGGATGTAGACAGTCTAGATGGCCATAGCTTCAACGATGAGACAAGCAGCGACCCCCGTGACATTGACCAGGATAACAGGAGCACCTCCCCCAGCGTCTACAGTCCCGGGAGTGTGGAGAATGATTCTGACTCCTCCTCTGTACTTTCACAAGGGCCATCTCGCTCTTACCATCACCCCCCACTCTTCCCCCAGAGTCCCTCCCCTGCTCCCCTGTCAGAGGGCTTGGCCCGTCCTCCAGAACCAACCTTTGGCATACCAGGGGAGGTTCATCCTCAGGGCCCAGCAAGTGGCTACCAGTCTCAGCTTGAAGCCCAGGCCTCAAGGATTTTCCAGGCCCAAGCCCCACCAGCAGCTCCACCTCCCTCTACcaactcttcctcctccccctcctcttcctcctcttcctcctcctcgtcttcctcctccAGTACCCATGCTTCCATCTACCCTAATGCTAATGTGGTCCAGATGGGGCCCAAAGCTTTAAGTGCAGGAGCAGGGCTTCCTGCGCCAGGAAGCCGTGAGCAGTCACTTAGCACCAAGCACAACCCGCCCCCAACAACACCGATATCCCTCGCCTCTGTGGCTGGAGGCTTGCCCCCTCAGAAGACAACTCCAAACAATTCCCCATCCATACCTCCTCCATCAGCTGCCACTTTCCCTCACGTGTTATCCAACTTGCCTCCCCCACCAGCTCTCCGCCCCCTTAATAATATGGCGGCCAGCGCCAACTCTCCTGGTATGGTGGGGCCAGTAATGAGTGGACACCTTCCATCACCCCATGGGATGGGGCAGGATAAGTCCCCTATCCCTTCCCGCTACCCCTATGCCCCACCTCCCCCGCCACCCCCACCCAGCTGTTCCGCTCAGtacaccctccctcccccttcccagGCATTGCCCAGTTACAACTCATCTTATGGCCACTCCTTCCCTCCGCCCAGCAGCCTCTCCGTCTCCAGCCAGCCGCCCAAATACACCCAGCCTTCTATGCCTTCGCAGCCTGTGTGGAGCCAGGGCCCTCCACCTTACAGTCGCCCCACAGGGAACTCCAGTTCccaccctccccctcctccccctcctccctttcCTGGTCAAGCCATTCACcaccagcaacagcagcaacaccaTCACAACCATGGCAATAGCACTGGGCTTCCTCctgcagcagcagtagcagcagcagcagcatctgcCACACCCCAGGCATCTGGAGGCTATTCCCAACCACTGGAGCAGGGCCCACATCACCCTTCCCATGCTGCCTATGGGCTTCGACTATACCCACCCCACGGTCATTCCACTTACAGCCAGgctccttctgcttcttcctcctcttcctcttcctcctcctcttcttcctcctcatcccAAGGACCATATCCTGGGGTCTGCAGCCATCCACAAGGGCAGAGCAGTGCTGCCTATGCCtttcctcctccacctcccccTTCACCTGCACATGGGGCTGGGCCCCCAGTCACTTCTGCCTCCGTTACCCTctccacagtaattactacaatggcttcctcctcctctgcagcCCCATACAAGACAGTGTCCCCTCCAGTGGGCCCCCCTGCTGTGGCCTCCTACGGAAAGCGAACAGCTTCACCTTCTCCCAGCTTCCAGCCCCCTGCCCCCTACAAGCCTGGCTCCCCGCCCTCCTCCTCCACATCCTCATTCCGAGCAGCCACGCCGCCAGGATACCGGCTCACCTCTTCCCCAGTGGCCAGTGGCTACAAGGCTCCCTCACCAACCCCGCTTGGCCCATCGACATCTGGTAGCATGGCTGCCCCTCCTCCCCCACCTTTGCCTCCACTGCCCCTCAGTGCCGCACAGATCAAGCAAGAGCCTGCTGAGGAGTATGAGCCCCCAGAAAGCCCAATGCCCCCAGTCCGGAGTCCTTCGCCAGCCCCCAAAGTGGTGGATGTACCGAGTCATGCCAGCCAGTCGGCCAGGTGAGAAAGGAGAGATGGGTGGACTGGGTGGGATAGAGAAAGGCAGGCAGCTAAGGAGGTAGGACAAGGGAGAAAAAAGCAGTGGCATCAAGCCTGTCCCGCCAACCCAAACTTGTCCCACCAATCACACACAGAAGCTTGTGAAATGCTTCTCCGTGATGCAGTGGCTAACAAACATAGTTGGTGGTATGGGTTGCTCATGATGTATTTTAGACTGAGCAAATTGCACTATATATGATATTTCATTGTGGCTTGCTGTGAGAGTAGATAGCCTTGCTGTACTTTCCCTCTTAGTAAGTGGAGGCTCCTCTTTTATCTTTTACTGATTGCCAAACAGTGGTATGTTTCAGTGGCAGTTCTTCCAAGCCAGGAATACCGCCTGTTCTGCACCTTTGTGTCATACGTTGGAAGCACAGGGTCATGCCAGCAACAGGAGTTCTGAGCCCTCCTTCGCCTTGAGCTTATGTTTGCCCCTATACTCACTCAGTGCTATCACACTGCATCATACAGAGGGAGAGATTTTGCCTGGAATGGAATTTGCTATAGGCGTCGTGCTTAAAACAAATGTGCGGTTTTAGAATTGTTAAATtctagctgctttgaatctcctttgaaagagataaggcagggtattaattatagtaatagtaataatagtaataataataatagatgtatttattttgtatctgGTGGATCtccagtaaaagaaaaaaaaccagaaccAAAATACACCTCAACTACATGCTGTAGATTTGAAGTATGATCACTCTTGTATTAGGAGCAAGGCTATAGCTGCATGCCTGTTATTATCACTTCTGTTCTTCTGCTGAGCTCTACTTTATTTAGAAACTCATGTTTTAGTTCTTATGTTCCCAGGTTCAACAAACATCTGGATCGTGGCTTCAACTCCTGCTCACGGACTGATCTCTACTTTGTGCCCCTGGATGGTTCCAAACTCGCCAAGAAACGGGCAGACCTGATTGAGAAGGTACGCAGAGAAGCAGAACAGAAAGCCCGGGAAGAGAAGGAgcgtgaaagagagagagaacgagaaaAGGAacgggagagggagaaagaaagagaactggAAAGAAGTGTGGTAAGTACCAGAGCTGCCttagagtgtatctacactgtagaaataatgcagtttgctaTCCCTTTAACTACCTTAGCTTAgtactatggaattatgggagttgtattttataAAGTGTTTAGCCCTctcccaaagagggctggtgccttaccaaacttctactcccaggattccatagcatggaaccatggtacttaaagtggtgccaaatagcattaattctatagtgtagatgcacccttaattacCAGAAGCTTCCATTCAGTTCCATTCAGTTCCTGGTTGTTGAAAAGCTTCACTAAACTATTTAAACAATTATCTCTGCCAGGGATATGGAAGTGCTTCTATCGGATGGGAATAAGATCTGGACCCTATTAGCTCAGTCCCTGTCCTGGGGTGAAGTGGCTTCTTCTTGCATGTGTTGGTATCTACATGCCCTCACTGAATCCTTCTCCTCTCTCGGCTCTTTTGCAGAAGGTGGCACAAGAAGGGCGAGCAGTGGAATGTCCATCTCTTGGACCTGTCCCTCACCGCCCTTCCTTTGAGCAGGGTAGTGCTGTGGCTACTGTCCCACCATACCTGGGCCCTGACACCCCGGCTCTTCGTACCCTCAGCGAGTATGCCCGGCCCCATGTGATGTCTCCCAGCAACCGCAACCACCCCTTCTATGTGCCGCTGGGGGCTGTTGACCCAGGACTGCTGGGTTATAACATGCCAGCCATCTACAGCAGTGACCCGGCCACACGGGAGAGAGAGCTAAGAGAGCGAGAGGCCCGTGAGCGAGACCTCAGGGACCGAGACCTGCGGGAGCGCCTTAAGCCTGGATTTGAGGTGAAGCCGGCTGAGTTGGAGCAGCTCCACGCTGTCCCTGGTGCTGCCATGGATCCTTTCCCACGTCATGGGGGACTGGCTCTTCAGGCAGGCCCTGGTCTGCACCCTGCCTTCCCATTCCATCCAGGGCTGGGCCACCTGGAGAGGGAGCGGCTAGCGCTGGCTGCCGGCCCAGCCTTGCGCCCTGATATGTCTTATGCAGAGCGCTTAGCAGCCGAGCGACAGCATGCAGAGAGAGTGGCTGCTCTGAGTAATGACCCCTTGGCTCGGCTGCAGATGCTCAACGTGACTCCCCACCATCACCAGCACTCCCATATCCACTCACACCTCCACCTCCACCAGCAGGACGCCATCCATGCAGGTGAGGAGCTAATATCACTCTGGAACCCCCGTACTTTTCAATCTTTATTCTTGTTAAAGTGAAAAGACTGGAGCTGTAATACTTAAGACTGGGTCTGTGTTTGTGCCTGTGTGAGAGCGAGTCAATGACAAAGGAAGCTAGTGTATCAGGGAGAGATCTAGTGGACGACCACCCACAATGCCTTACTAAATATATCCAGGAGATTTTGAACAAGGAGGAGCTTTCAACCATTGAACTCACACTTCTTgctattgtacatttcaaataaggaTTTACCATTTTATCCATTTATTTTACAAGCAAGCCTCTAGTGGTCCTAATGGGTTGGAAGTGTTAATTATGGTAATTATTAGTATAATTGTGTAATTAAAATtgatgtatttattaattatgtAGTTAACTAGAATCATGGGATCATAGCGTTGGAAGTGATCTTATTGGCCATCAGTTGCAGCTCAACTCAGGATATCTAACTAAAGCAGCCCCAGTGGGGAACTGTCCATCTTTCTTTTGAAgatatccagagaaggagagtccaccatctCTTTAGACAATTGCTTCTTATTGTCAAGAATTTCCTTCTAATGTTCcctcctgtaacttcaaaccattgGAGCTGCTCCTACTCTTTGGGATGGCAGAGAACAAGCCTGCCCCTTCCTGTCTTTGACAGCCCTTGGGATATTTAAAGTGCAATCATGCCACCTCTTAGTCTTCTCTCCACCAAACAAACATGCCATCATATATGTTTTATTATCCATACTTCTTATCATCCTCATTGACCTTGTCTGAATCTGCTCC
Protein-coding sequences here:
- the atn1 gene encoding atrophin-1 isoform X2, which produces MFSSTRTKENGDPTPKRMKTRQNKDSMSMRSGRKKETPGPREELRTRGRASPGGVSTSSSDGKAEKSRQTTKKGRVEESMAPKGSKQSRPEEISESEGEDTNAPKKTKTEELPRPQSPSDVDSLDGHSFNDETSSDPRDIDQDNRSTSPSVYSPGSVENDSDSSSVLSQGPSRSYHHPPLFPQSPSPAPLSEGLARPPEPTFGIPGEVHPQGPASGYQSQLEAQASRIFQAQAPPAAPPPSTNSSSSPSSSSSSSSSSSSSSTHASIYPNANVVQMGPKALSAGAGLPAPGSREQSLSTKHNPPPTTPISLASVAGGLPPQKTTPNNSPSIPPPSAATFPHVLSNLPPPPALRPLNNMAASANSPGMVGPVMSGHLPSPHGMGQDKSPIPSRYPYAPPPPPPPPSCSAQYTLPPPSQALPSYNSSYGHSFPPPSSLSVSSQPPKYTQPSMPSQPVWSQGPPPYSRPTGNSSSHPPPPPPPPFPGQAIHHQQQQQHHHNHGNSTGLPPAAAVAAAAASATPQASGGYSQPLEQGPHHPSHAAYGLRLYPPHGHSTYSQAPSASSSSSSSSSSSSSSSQGPYPGVCSHPQGQSSAAYAFPPPPPPSPAHGAGPPVTSASVTLSTVITTMASSSSAAPYKTVSPPVGPPAVASYGKRTASPSPSFQPPAPYKPGSPPSSSTSSFRAATPPGYRLTSSPVASGYKAPSPTPLGPSTSGSMAAPPPPPLPPLPLSAAQIKQEPAEEYEPPESPMPPVRSPSPAPKVVDVPSHASQSARFNKHLDRGFNSCSRTDLYFVPLDGSKLAKKRADLIEKVRREAEQKAREEKEREREREREKEREREKERELERSVKVAQEGRAVECPSLGPVPHRPSFEQGSAVATVPPYLGPDTPALRTLSEYARPHVMSPSNRNHPFYVPLGAVDPGLLGYNMPAIYSSDPATRERELREREARERDLRDRDLRERLKPGFEVKPAELEQLHAVPGAAMDPFPRHGGLALQAGPGLHPAFPFHPGLGHLERERLALAAGPALRPDMSYAERLAAERQHAERVAALSNDPLARLQMLNVTPHHHQHSHIHSHLHLHQQDAIHAASAAVHPLIDPLATGSHLTRIPYPAGTIPNPLLPHPLHENEVLRHQLFAAPYRDLPGSLSTPMSAAHQLQAMHAQSAELQRLALEQQQWLHAHHPLHGVPLPTQEDYYRCASRHLKKESDKPL
- the atn1 gene encoding atrophin-1 isoform X3 is translated as MFSSTRTKENGDPTPKRMKTRQNKDSMSMRSGRKKETPGPREELRTRGRASPGGVSTSSSDGKAEKSRQTTKKGRVEESMAPKGSKQSRPEEISESEGEDTNAPKKTKTEELPRPQSPSDVDSLDGHSFNDETSSDPRDIDQDNRSTSPSVYSPGSVENDSDSSSVLSQGPSRSYHHPPLFPQSPSPAPLSEGLARPPEPTFGIPGEVHPQGPASGYQSQLEAQASRIFQAQAPPAAPPPSTNSSSSPSSSSSSSSSSSSSSTHASIYPNANVVQMGPKALSAGAGLPAPGSREQSLSTKHNPPPTTPISLASVAGGLPPQKTTPNNSPSIPPPSAATFPHVLSNLPPPPALRPLNNMAASANSPGMVGPVMSGHLPSPHGMGQDKSPIPSRYPYAPPPPPPPPSCSAQYTLPPPSQALPSYNSSYGHSFPPPSSLSVSSQPPKYTQPSMPSQPVWSQGPPPYSRPTGNSSSHPPPPPPPPFPGQAIHHQQQQQHHHNHGNSTGLPPAAAVAAAAASATPQASGGYSQPLEQGPHHPSHAAYGLRLYPPHGHSTYSQAPSASSSSSSSSSSSSSSSQGPYPGVCSHPQGQSSAAYAFPPPPPPSPAHGAGPPVTSASVTLSTVITTMASSSSAAPYKTVSPPVGPPAVASYGKRTASPSPSFQPPAPYKPGSPPSSSTSSFRAATPPGYRLTSSPVASGYKAPSPTPLGPSTSGSMAAPPPPPLPPLPLSAAQIKQEPAEEYEPPESPMPPVRSPSPAPKVVDVPSHASQSARFNKHLDRGFNSCSRTDLYFVPLDGSKLAKKRADLIEKVRREAEQKAREEKEREREREREKEREREKERELERSVKVAQEGRAVECPSLGPVPHRPSFEQGSAVATVPPYLGPDTPALRTLSEYARPHVMSPSNRNHPFYVPLGAVDPGLLGYNMPAIYSSDPATRERELREREARERDLRDRDLRERLKPGFEVKPAELEQLHAVPGAAMDPFPRHGGLALQAGPGLHPAFPFHPGLGHLERERLALAAGPALRPDMSYAERLAAERQHAERVAALSNDPLARLQMLNVTPHHHQHSHIHSHLHLHQQDAIHAASAAVHPLIDPLATGSHLTRIPYPAGTIPNPLLPHPLHENEVLRHQLFAAPYRDLPGSLSTPMSAAHQLQAMHAQSAELQRLALEQQQWLHAHHPLHGVPLPTQEDYYSHLKKESDKPL
- the atn1 gene encoding atrophin-1 isoform X1: MFSSTRTKENGDPTPKRMKTRQNKDSMSMRSGRKKETPGPREELRTRGRASPGGVSTSSSDGKAEKSRQTTKKGRVEESMAPKGSKQSRPEEISESEGEDTNAPKKTKTEELPRPQSPSDVDSLDGHSFNDETSSDPRDIDQDNRSTSPSVYSPGSVENDSDSSSVLSQGPSRSYHHPPLFPQSPSPAPLSEGLARPPEPTFGIPGEVHPQGPASGYQSQLEAQASRIFQAQAPPAAPPPSTNSSSSPSSSSSSSSSSSSSSTHASIYPNANVVQMGPKALSAGAGLPAPGSREQSLSTKHNPPPTTPISLASVAGGLPPQKTTPNNSPSIPPPSAATFPHVLSNLPPPPALRPLNNMAASANSPGMVGPVMSGHLPSPHGMGQDKSPIPSRYPYAPPPPPPPPSCSAQYTLPPPSQALPSYNSSYGHSFPPPSSLSVSSQPPKYTQPSMPSQPVWSQGPPPYSRPTGNSSSHPPPPPPPPFPGQAIHHQQQQQHHHNHGNSTGLPPAAAVAAAAASATPQASGGYSQPLEQGPHHPSHAAYGLRLYPPHGHSTYSQAPSASSSSSSSSSSSSSSSQGPYPGVCSHPQGQSSAAYAFPPPPPPSPAHGAGPPVTSASVTLSTVITTMASSSSAAPYKTVSPPVGPPAVASYGKRTASPSPSFQPPAPYKPGSPPSSSTSSFRAATPPGYRLTSSPVASGYKAPSPTPLGPSTSGSMAAPPPPPLPPLPLSAAQIKQEPAEEYEPPESPMPPVRSPSPAPKVVDVPSHASQSARFNKHLDRGFNSCSRTDLYFVPLDGSKLAKKRADLIEKVRREAEQKAREEKEREREREREKEREREKERELERSVKVAQEGRAVECPSLGPVPHRPSFEQGSAVATVPPYLGPDTPALRTLSEYARPHVMSPSNRNHPFYVPLGAVDPGLLGYNMPAIYSSDPATRERELREREARERDLRDRDLRERLKPGFEVKPAELEQLHAVPGAAMDPFPRHGGLALQAGPGLHPAFPFHPGLGHLERERLALAAGPALRPDMSYAERLAAERQHAERVAALSNDPLARLQMLNVTPHHHQHSHIHSHLHLHQQDAIHAASAAVHPLIDPLATGSHLTRIPYPAGTIPNPLLPHPLHENEVLRHQLFAAPYRDLPGSLSTPMSAAHQLQAMHAQSAELQRLALEQQQWLHAHHPLHGVPLPTQEDYYSKAAYWLTAVDSWHPHPLVQTCPAPEIFRRAT